One region of Streptomyces leeuwenhoekii genomic DNA includes:
- a CDS encoding AAA domain-containing protein yields MSQDESGPVDGVRPVGSVYQYDDGLYVRVDDVVPYELADADDSHGYRSGDDLVCCTLQLSNGTGAPIDVDGITLLVRGGPHGKAARQVQDHRSDVLDDELEGTLHAGRRVSATWAYSIPAGTAGDLDIEVRFRHAHDRESVTFTTAAATVPAALTTSTGTGTGTGTGTGTGAASLSVDGRSEPEPLGDLGGTADSALDAVPAQPAGPWRQTTPKPLPQLSADELDAARVRQIFRFLAEAEESKTRPVRTLDGAAGTVWFDELPDDDGVDVMIDGVLATDESAWLTVVRPEREDAPHPEPLLAPWVDDPRIRDFKQTRAPHLRRRIEPEFPDWSQGIPLDKTYHELDEHPQREKIEKLYAAWEQEWLAWAERRRAIDPVVRLYDRLHKMHEDAANLGEAYELVLGLGRLTWQTTSGQRVERHLVTHRATLRLDPSTGTLTAAPDPTGAGLELEEGMLEGAQHVPGPVREEIVEVLEGASDVTDPEHLDAVHTALRSWVNAAHSAGSYTPAVERAKPRSLDVPQVGLTPALVLRERSRRSTMDALKAIARQIDAGAPPTELLRYIAGRDGALTAADLAAEEDGTAHGSGEMYFALPANEEQRTIAERLRANRLVVVQGPPGTGKTHTIANLVTDLLAQGKRVLITSHTPRALRVLRDKLPESIRDLCVSRTEDGAAAQRELEASVHRILSEYAGYDEKASRKQIKTLQSRLAKARAAQQTMLRDLAVLREQETHRFDAEIGDYSGSLQEIAERLTAEAGRHDWLGPVPQEQPGLSAGEALRLLHTTRAYTPHHQALAAEVPGPTELPGPGDFEEAVRVVRSAEEAHAAARQDPLCEEYDTAVRSLSEVEQHRLSSALDAFSAARARAASLAAPAGAWAAALLKEVTEGQDWQAHSRRAALTETLAAVDASLATLGTSMVSGLEQYDPATAFAQATTLHDGLGQGQKLRGPLGMRSKLAKTVGAFVESVRVDGRAPEDTATTAVLLARVQLELRLAQVESEWGTPVAAWHGHGPRLARLRQDAEVLDALLAVAAARTDVLAAAATSPALAVATWHDPSVENAVRALLRAATTLRAAEQSRKAVADTEELLRAWSERSGVAPAVLRALDAVREWDPDGYRSFSDEMAEAREAARLRAERDAALTRVREAFPVLAERITGTHQDSAWDTRLPSLAQAWAWSAWRERMERLTDPEAERALRKRLTEADDEARIMLARLAAARAWHRCLGLLTGDQSRALSAYQQAARRIKGKYQHRYRRDAQAALRKAQTAVPAWIMPLHQVAETVPMDRPGMFDVVIVDEASQSGLEAMLLSWLADRMVVVGDSKQVSPSNVGLKQDEYFHLRDRLLTALEPDVRSLFGPDSSFFDLTEALSAGRGTLMLKEHFRCMPEIISFSNDLCYNRDLLPLRQYGADRLPPVRTVHVEHGEALGANSRLTNPAEAEALVDAIVRCCADPAYDGKTMGVISLRASKGHLTELENLLAERLDYEQREERRIRVGDAEDFQGDERHVMFISCVNSPTTAAGSVPGGFNGKTYEQRINVAASRAQDQVWVFHSARAEQFHENDLRRRWLDHLTRPVEEDTAAVEGDVLPDVRHQAFDSLFQQQVYLELRTRDFRVRPGYKVGRHTLDLVVEGGTRRLAVACDGDAFTEGEDASTAAARQRDLERVDWTFVRIRGSRFHLDREQALEPLWAELDRLGIEPMREEAEPRSEHRELTDAPEAATDTAAVPGTVTVPPLLVPPEHRPVTGACAGTTRSSEPEAASAPIARGSLPVREIPVAAFQRLVREVQQLQAALDAPHEIPDGADAAQLVFLRKTHADQRDRRTKRLAFLRTFLDAVSVGREPVVPDVVVPGALLVLEFDGELDEDTLYTIAELPTEEGEIVSPSSPLGHALMWQPAGREISYDASQGKARSVVVREIRV; encoded by the coding sequence GTGAGTCAGGATGAGAGCGGGCCGGTCGACGGTGTGCGGCCGGTCGGTTCGGTCTACCAGTACGACGACGGCCTGTATGTGCGCGTGGACGACGTCGTGCCATACGAATTGGCCGACGCCGACGACAGTCATGGGTACCGGTCGGGCGACGACCTGGTGTGCTGCACCCTGCAGCTGAGCAACGGCACCGGAGCGCCCATCGACGTCGACGGCATCACCCTGCTGGTGCGCGGCGGCCCGCACGGCAAGGCGGCCCGTCAGGTGCAGGATCACCGCAGCGACGTGCTCGACGACGAACTGGAGGGCACCCTGCACGCGGGACGCAGGGTCTCCGCCACGTGGGCTTACAGCATCCCGGCCGGCACCGCCGGCGATCTCGACATCGAGGTCCGTTTCCGGCACGCGCACGACCGGGAGAGTGTCACCTTCACCACGGCCGCGGCCACCGTGCCGGCTGCCCTCACCACGAGCACCGGCACCGGCACCGGCACCGGCACCGGCACCGGCACCGGCGCCGCGTCCCTGTCCGTGGACGGGAGATCGGAGCCGGAGCCCTTGGGCGACCTCGGCGGCACCGCCGACAGCGCGCTCGATGCCGTCCCCGCCCAGCCGGCCGGCCCCTGGCGGCAGACCACGCCGAAACCCTTGCCGCAGCTCTCCGCGGACGAGCTCGACGCCGCACGTGTGCGGCAGATCTTCCGCTTCCTCGCCGAAGCGGAGGAGTCCAAGACCCGCCCCGTGCGCACGCTCGACGGCGCGGCCGGCACCGTGTGGTTCGACGAACTGCCGGACGACGACGGCGTCGACGTGATGATCGACGGCGTACTCGCTACCGACGAGTCGGCCTGGCTGACCGTCGTCCGCCCCGAACGCGAGGACGCGCCGCACCCCGAGCCCCTGCTCGCCCCCTGGGTGGACGACCCCCGCATCCGCGACTTCAAGCAGACCCGCGCCCCGCACCTGCGCCGGCGCATCGAACCCGAGTTTCCCGACTGGTCGCAAGGCATCCCGCTCGACAAGACCTACCACGAGCTGGACGAGCACCCCCAGCGCGAAAAGATCGAGAAGCTGTACGCCGCCTGGGAACAGGAATGGCTCGCCTGGGCGGAGCGGCGCCGCGCGATCGATCCCGTCGTCAGGCTGTACGACCGGCTGCACAAAATGCATGAGGACGCCGCCAACCTCGGCGAAGCCTACGAACTCGTCCTCGGTCTGGGCCGGCTGACCTGGCAGACGACCTCGGGGCAACGGGTGGAACGGCACCTGGTCACCCACCGGGCCACCCTCCGGCTCGACCCGTCCACCGGCACGCTCACCGCCGCCCCGGACCCGACCGGCGCGGGCCTGGAACTCGAAGAGGGCATGCTCGAAGGGGCCCAGCACGTGCCGGGCCCCGTGCGGGAGGAGATCGTCGAGGTACTGGAAGGCGCCTCGGACGTGACGGACCCCGAACACCTCGATGCCGTCCACACCGCCCTGCGCAGCTGGGTGAACGCCGCACACAGCGCGGGGAGCTACACGCCGGCCGTGGAGCGCGCCAAGCCGCGCAGCCTCGACGTTCCGCAGGTGGGGCTCACGCCTGCACTCGTACTGCGTGAGCGCAGCCGCCGCTCGACCATGGACGCCCTCAAGGCCATCGCCCGGCAGATCGACGCAGGCGCCCCGCCCACCGAACTGCTCCGTTACATCGCGGGCCGGGACGGCGCGCTCACCGCGGCCGACCTCGCAGCGGAGGAGGACGGCACGGCGCACGGCAGCGGCGAGATGTACTTCGCGCTGCCCGCCAACGAGGAACAGCGCACCATCGCCGAACGTCTGCGCGCGAACCGGCTCGTCGTCGTCCAGGGACCGCCCGGCACCGGCAAGACGCACACCATCGCCAACCTGGTCACGGATCTGCTCGCGCAAGGCAAAAGGGTCCTCATCACCAGCCACACCCCGCGTGCCCTGCGCGTGCTGCGGGACAAGCTGCCGGAGTCGATCCGTGACCTTTGTGTGAGTCGAACCGAGGACGGCGCCGCCGCCCAGCGCGAGCTCGAGGCGTCCGTGCACAGGATTCTCAGCGAGTACGCCGGCTACGACGAGAAGGCCTCCCGGAAGCAGATCAAGACGCTCCAGTCCCGCCTCGCCAAGGCGCGCGCCGCCCAGCAGACCATGCTGCGCGACCTCGCCGTACTGCGTGAGCAGGAGACCCACCGCTTCGACGCGGAGATCGGCGACTACAGCGGCAGCCTGCAGGAGATCGCCGAGCGGCTCACCGCGGAGGCGGGACGGCACGACTGGCTCGGTCCGGTCCCGCAGGAACAGCCCGGCCTGAGTGCCGGCGAGGCCCTGCGCCTGCTGCACACCACCCGTGCCTACACCCCGCACCACCAGGCCCTGGCCGCTGAGGTACCCGGACCCACCGAACTGCCGGGCCCCGGTGACTTCGAGGAGGCCGTGCGGGTCGTACGGTCGGCCGAGGAAGCGCACGCCGCCGCGCGCCAGGACCCCCTGTGCGAGGAGTACGACACGGCCGTGCGGAGCCTCAGCGAGGTCGAACAGCACCGGCTGTCCTCGGCGCTGGACGCGTTCTCCGCCGCCCGCGCCCGTGCCGCGTCCCTCGCCGCCCCGGCCGGCGCCTGGGCCGCGGCACTCCTGAAGGAGGTGACCGAGGGGCAGGACTGGCAGGCACACAGCCGTCGGGCCGCCCTCACCGAGACCCTGGCAGCCGTCGACGCCTCACTGGCCACGTTGGGCACGTCCATGGTCAGCGGCCTGGAGCAGTACGACCCTGCCACGGCATTCGCCCAGGCCACCACCCTGCACGACGGACTCGGCCAGGGCCAGAAGTTGCGCGGTCCCCTCGGCATGCGCTCGAAGCTGGCGAAAACGGTGGGCGCGTTCGTGGAGTCCGTACGGGTGGACGGGCGGGCACCGGAGGACACCGCGACGACGGCCGTCCTTCTCGCCCGTGTACAGCTCGAACTGCGTCTGGCACAGGTGGAGTCCGAATGGGGCACCCCCGTCGCGGCCTGGCACGGACACGGGCCGCGTCTCGCCCGGCTGCGTCAGGACGCCGAGGTGCTCGACGCGCTGCTCGCCGTCGCCGCCGCGCGTACCGACGTCCTGGCCGCCGCGGCCACCTCACCGGCACTCGCCGTCGCCACCTGGCACGACCCGTCCGTCGAGAACGCCGTACGCGCCCTGCTGCGCGCGGCGACCACACTGCGCGCGGCCGAACAGTCCCGTAAGGCCGTCGCTGACACCGAGGAACTGCTGCGGGCCTGGAGCGAACGGTCAGGTGTCGCGCCCGCGGTTCTGCGCGCCCTGGACGCCGTACGCGAATGGGACCCCGACGGTTACCGCTCGTTCAGCGACGAGATGGCCGAGGCGCGCGAGGCCGCCCGGCTGCGGGCCGAACGGGACGCGGCGCTCACCCGTGTCCGCGAGGCCTTTCCGGTCCTCGCCGAGCGGATCACCGGTACGCACCAGGACAGCGCCTGGGACACCCGGTTGCCCTCGCTCGCCCAGGCCTGGGCCTGGTCCGCGTGGCGCGAACGCATGGAACGGCTGACCGACCCAGAGGCCGAGCGCGCTTTGCGCAAGCGGTTGACGGAGGCCGACGACGAAGCCCGCATCATGCTTGCACGGCTCGCCGCCGCCCGAGCCTGGCACCGTTGCCTCGGTCTGCTCACCGGCGACCAGTCCCGGGCGCTCAGCGCCTACCAGCAGGCCGCCCGGCGCATCAAGGGCAAGTACCAGCACCGCTATCGGCGCGACGCGCAGGCCGCCCTGCGCAAGGCGCAGACGGCGGTGCCGGCCTGGATCATGCCGTTGCACCAGGTCGCCGAAACGGTGCCCATGGACCGGCCCGGTATGTTCGACGTCGTCATCGTCGACGAGGCCAGCCAGTCCGGCTTGGAGGCCATGCTGCTGAGCTGGCTCGCCGACCGGATGGTCGTCGTCGGTGACAGCAAGCAGGTCAGCCCGTCCAACGTCGGCCTCAAGCAGGACGAGTACTTCCACCTCAGGGACCGGCTGCTCACCGCGCTGGAGCCGGACGTGCGCAGCCTGTTCGGCCCCGACTCGAGCTTCTTCGACCTCACCGAAGCGCTCTCGGCGGGCCGTGGCACGCTCATGCTCAAGGAGCACTTCCGGTGCATGCCGGAGATCATCTCCTTCTCCAACGACCTCTGCTACAACCGTGATCTGCTGCCTCTACGGCAGTACGGCGCTGACCGGCTGCCCCCGGTCCGCACCGTTCACGTCGAGCACGGCGAAGCTCTGGGTGCGAACTCCCGGCTGACCAACCCCGCCGAGGCCGAGGCCCTCGTCGACGCGATCGTGCGCTGCTGCGCCGACCCCGCCTATGACGGGAAGACCATGGGCGTCATCAGTCTCCGCGCCAGCAAGGGACATCTGACGGAGCTGGAGAACCTGCTCGCCGAGCGTCTCGACTACGAGCAGCGCGAGGAGCGGCGCATCCGGGTCGGTGACGCCGAGGACTTCCAGGGCGACGAGCGGCACGTCATGTTCATCTCCTGTGTCAACTCACCGACCACCGCTGCCGGGTCCGTCCCGGGCGGCTTCAACGGCAAGACCTACGAGCAGCGGATCAACGTGGCGGCCTCCCGCGCCCAGGACCAGGTATGGGTGTTCCATAGTGCGCGCGCGGAGCAATTCCATGAGAACGATCTGCGCCGACGGTGGCTCGACCACCTCACCAGGCCCGTGGAGGAGGACACCGCCGCGGTCGAAGGCGACGTCCTGCCCGACGTCAGGCACCAAGCGTTCGACAGTCTGTTTCAGCAGCAGGTGTACCTGGAACTGAGGACGCGGGATTTCCGAGTCCGTCCGGGATACAAGGTGGGCCGTCACACCCTCGACCTGGTCGTGGAAGGCGGCACGCGTCGGCTCGCGGTCGCCTGCGACGGAGACGCCTTTACCGAAGGCGAGGACGCCTCCACCGCGGCGGCCAGACAGCGCGACCTGGAACGGGTCGACTGGACGTTCGTCCGGATCCGGGGCAGTCGGTTCCACCTCGACCGTGAGCAGGCGCTGGAGCCGCTCTGGGCCGAACTGGATCGCCTGGGCATCGAGCCGATGAGGGAGGAGGCCGAGCCGCGCAGTGAACACAGGGAGCTGACGGACGCCCCAGAAGCGGCGACCGACACTGCCGCCGTTCCTGGCACGGTGACCGTGCCGCCGCTCCTGGTTCCTCCGGAACACCGTCCCGTCACCGGAGCATGTGCGGGCACCACACGGTCGTCGGAGCCCGAGGCGGCGTCGGCCCCGATCGCTCGGGGCTCACTGCCGGTCCGGGAAATCCCTGTCGCCGCCTTCCAGCGGCTGGTCCGCGAGGTGCAGCAACTGCAGGCAGCCCTGGACGCTCCTCACGAGATCCCCGACGGGGCGGATGCGGCGCAGCTCGTGTTCCTCAGGAAGACCCATGCCGACCAGCGCGACCGGCGCACGAAGCGCCTCGCCTTCCTGCGGACGTTCCTCGACGCCGTCAGCGTAGGGCGGGAACCGGTCGTGCCGGACGTCGTGGTCCCGGGCGCGTTGCTGGTCCTGGAGTTCGACGGTGAGCTCGACGAGGACACGCTGTACACCATCGCCGAACTGCCCACCGAGGAGGGGGAAATCGTCTCCCCGTCGTCTCCCCTCGGCCATGCGCTGATGTGGCAGCCTGCCGGACGGGAAATCTCGTACGACGCGTCGCAGGGCAAGGCGCGCTCGGTCGTCGTGCGGGAGATCCGGGTCTGA